A genomic window from Terriglobia bacterium includes:
- a CDS encoding (2Fe-2S) ferredoxin domain-containing protein — MPRLSIEDLKRIREEGKQTLTLRSGTARARVTVHMGTCGIAAGAREVMGALLKEIENLKLTDVIVTTSGCAGLCSREPMATVELTGASPVKYVELKPDKIVRVLKEHVIEGKIVTDFALASGCETTG; from the coding sequence ATGCCGAGACTGTCCATTGAAGACCTGAAGCGCATACGCGAAGAGGGGAAGCAGACTTTGACGCTGCGGTCCGGCACGGCGCGTGCCCGGGTGACCGTGCACATGGGCACCTGCGGCATCGCGGCCGGAGCGCGTGAAGTCATGGGAGCGCTGCTGAAGGAGATTGAAAACCTGAAGTTAACTGATGTCATCGTGACCACCTCGGGTTGCGCAGGGCTTTGCAGCCGTGAACCCATGGCTACCGTGGAGTTGACAGGCGCATCCCCTGTCAAATATGTGGAGCTAAAGCCCGACAAGATAGTGAGGGTGCTCAAAGAACACGTGATCGAGGGGAAAATCGTTACCGATTTCGCGCTTGCGAGCGGTTGTGAAACAACCGGCTAA
- a CDS encoding Ni/Fe hydrogenase subunit alpha, with translation MKRISIDPITRLEGHGKIEIFLNDDGGVANCYFQVPELRGFEKFIEGMPIEEVPRVVSRICGVCPAAHHLAAGKAVDAVYKIDPPAAAKKLRELYYSAHYFHSHIAHFYALAAPDFVMGPDADPAKRNILGIVDKVGVPIGAEVIKHRAIGQDIQIMVGGRSTHPVWTLPGGVSKGITEEQRKEIVEKAKSSIEFAKFSLKLFEDIVLNNKAYLDIVLSDIYEMDTYWIGTVDQKNRVNFYHGDHRVVDQKGKEVFRYKDHEYLDYIAEHVEKFTYLKFPFLKKIGWKGFVDGPESGLYQATPLSRLNAADGMATPLAHAEYEKMYKTLGGKPVKKLLATHWARLIELLYAAERMLELAEDPEITSPNFRTLPTETPQEGVGIVEAPRGILTHHFKTDKNGLVTEANLIVGTTNNHAPISMAIKRAAQKLIQPGKEVGQGLLNMIEMAFRLYDPCFSCATHSLPGKMPLIVEVKTADGEIIHREAR, from the coding sequence ATGAAGCGCATTTCCATTGACCCGATCACACGCCTCGAAGGACACGGCAAAATCGAAATCTTCCTGAACGACGACGGAGGGGTTGCCAACTGTTACTTCCAGGTACCCGAGTTGCGCGGCTTCGAGAAATTCATCGAGGGCATGCCGATCGAGGAAGTCCCCCGGGTCGTGTCGCGCATCTGCGGCGTCTGCCCGGCCGCCCACCACCTGGCCGCGGGCAAGGCTGTCGACGCCGTGTACAAGATTGATCCACCCGCGGCGGCAAAGAAGCTCCGGGAGCTCTACTACAGTGCTCATTACTTCCACAGCCACATCGCGCATTTCTATGCCCTGGCTGCGCCGGATTTCGTCATGGGACCGGACGCCGACCCTGCGAAACGCAATATTCTCGGCATTGTGGACAAGGTAGGCGTTCCTATCGGCGCAGAAGTGATCAAGCACCGCGCCATCGGACAGGACATTCAGATCATGGTGGGCGGCCGCTCGACGCACCCGGTTTGGACCCTGCCCGGCGGAGTCTCCAAGGGAATCACCGAGGAGCAGCGGAAAGAGATCGTCGAGAAGGCGAAATCCAGCATCGAGTTCGCTAAGTTCTCCTTGAAGCTGTTCGAGGACATAGTCCTGAACAACAAGGCATACCTGGACATAGTCCTGTCCGACATCTATGAAATGGACACGTACTGGATCGGCACCGTAGATCAGAAAAACCGCGTGAACTTCTACCACGGCGATCACCGCGTCGTGGACCAGAAAGGCAAAGAAGTCTTCCGGTACAAGGACCACGAGTATCTGGACTACATAGCGGAGCACGTGGAGAAATTCACTTATCTGAAATTCCCGTTCCTTAAGAAAATCGGCTGGAAGGGTTTTGTCGACGGTCCAGAGTCCGGCCTGTATCAGGCCACGCCACTTTCCCGGCTGAACGCCGCCGATGGCATGGCCACGCCGTTGGCGCATGCGGAGTACGAGAAGATGTACAAGACCCTGGGCGGCAAGCCGGTCAAGAAGCTCCTGGCCACGCACTGGGCACGCCTCATCGAGCTGTTGTATGCCGCCGAGAGAATGCTCGAGTTGGCGGAAGATCCTGAGATCACCTCACCCAACTTCCGGACACTGCCCACCGAAACACCACAAGAAGGTGTCGGGATCGTGGAGGCGCCGCGTGGAATTCTCACGCATCACTTCAAGACCGACAAGAACGGGCTGGTGACCGAAGCCAACCTCATTGTCGGCACGACCAACAATCACGCGCCGATCTCGATGGCCATCAAACGGGCGGCCCAGAAGCTCATTCAACCGGGAAAGGAAGTAGGACAAGGTCTGCTGAATATGATTGAGATGGCATTCCGGCTCTACGACCCGTGTTTCTCGTGCGCCACGCACTCGCTCCCCGGCAAGATGCCGCTGATAGTGGAAGTAAAGACCGCCGACGGAGAGATTATTCATCGTGAGGCCCGCTAG
- a CDS encoding 4Fe-4S binding protein, with amino-acid sequence MAFRTHVLVCAGTGCVSGDSFATAKALETEVQKQGLAGEVQIIRTGCQGFCAQGPIVIVQPDGVFYCGVNQKSAAHLVQEHLLKGRPLKNLMYSPPAEKSPIPALKDIPFFAKQKLVVLRNRGIIDPERINDYIAVDGYMALGKAVTEMTPEQIIAEIKRSGLRGRGGGGFPAGIKWETCRHAAKARGIEPVIVCNADEGDPGAFMDRSIIESDPHAVLEGMVIGARAIGCREGFIYIRHEYPLARERLLKAIEQAQDYGFLGKDILGTGMDFDIEIVQGAGAFVCGESTALMASLEGRVGEPRAKYIHTVEYGYQNRPTNLNNVETWANVPLIINRGAQWFASMGTGEVSENPWNGSSGTKVFSMVGKVNNTGLIEVPMGITLREIVFDIGGGIPAGRKFKAVQTGGPSGGCLPEELLDMPVDFDSLTSAGSMMGSGGMIVMDDQTCMVEVARYFISFLTEESCGKCVPCREGLRTSLDALTRITQGKGSPEDIDLLREIGAVMQDCCLCALGTSASNPVLSTIQYFKDEFDAHIKDHICPAGACRDLIEYVIDPEKCDGCHACVAGCSTKAIMGEVKKLHMLDKTMCIKCGACVEVCKREAIQKVPRSHAA; translated from the coding sequence ATGGCATTTCGCACACATGTTCTAGTTTGCGCGGGGACAGGATGTGTTTCTGGCGACTCGTTTGCTACGGCTAAGGCCCTGGAGACCGAAGTGCAGAAGCAAGGTCTGGCAGGCGAGGTCCAGATAATTCGAACAGGTTGCCAGGGATTTTGCGCTCAAGGACCCATAGTGATCGTGCAACCGGACGGCGTCTTCTACTGCGGCGTCAATCAGAAGTCGGCTGCCCACCTGGTCCAGGAGCACCTCCTCAAGGGACGGCCGCTAAAGAACCTCATGTACTCGCCGCCGGCCGAGAAGAGCCCCATCCCCGCCCTGAAGGATATTCCCTTCTTCGCCAAGCAAAAGCTGGTCGTGCTCCGCAACCGCGGCATCATCGATCCCGAACGGATCAATGACTATATCGCCGTCGACGGATACATGGCCCTGGGGAAGGCTGTAACCGAGATGACGCCGGAGCAGATCATAGCCGAGATCAAGCGTTCGGGATTGCGAGGGCGCGGCGGCGGTGGATTCCCGGCCGGCATCAAGTGGGAGACCTGCCGCCATGCTGCCAAGGCGAGGGGGATCGAACCGGTCATAGTCTGCAACGCCGATGAGGGTGATCCCGGCGCCTTCATGGACCGAAGCATCATCGAGAGCGATCCGCATGCCGTGCTCGAAGGCATGGTCATCGGTGCGCGTGCCATCGGATGCAGGGAAGGCTTCATTTACATCAGGCACGAATACCCGCTCGCCCGTGAGCGCCTGCTCAAAGCAATCGAACAGGCGCAGGACTATGGATTTCTTGGCAAGGACATCCTGGGCACCGGAATGGATTTTGACATCGAGATCGTCCAGGGCGCCGGCGCCTTTGTCTGCGGCGAGTCCACCGCCTTGATGGCTTCGCTGGAGGGCAGGGTCGGCGAGCCCCGCGCCAAATACATCCATACCGTCGAGTACGGTTACCAGAACCGCCCCACCAACTTGAACAATGTGGAAACCTGGGCCAATGTGCCCCTCATCATCAACCGCGGCGCGCAGTGGTTCGCTTCCATGGGCACCGGCGAGGTGAGCGAGAACCCCTGGAACGGAAGCAGCGGGACCAAGGTCTTCTCGATGGTGGGCAAGGTCAACAACACGGGCTTGATTGAAGTCCCGATGGGGATCACGCTCCGCGAGATCGTATTCGACATCGGAGGAGGCATCCCGGCAGGGCGCAAGTTCAAAGCCGTCCAGACGGGAGGACCGTCGGGCGGTTGCCTGCCGGAAGAGCTCCTGGACATGCCCGTCGATTTCGACAGCCTGACCAGCGCCGGATCGATGATGGGCTCGGGAGGGATGATCGTAATGGACGATCAGACCTGCATGGTGGAAGTGGCTCGATACTTCATCTCCTTCCTCACCGAGGAGTCCTGTGGCAAATGTGTGCCGTGCCGCGAGGGGCTGAGAACCTCTTTGGATGCCCTGACCCGCATCACCCAGGGCAAGGGCAGCCCCGAGGACATCGACCTTCTCCGCGAAATCGGAGCAGTCATGCAGGATTGTTGCCTGTGCGCTCTCGGCACTTCGGCATCCAACCCGGTCCTGTCCACGATCCAGTACTTCAAGGATGAGTTTGACGCCCACATCAAGGATCACATATGCCCGGCGGGCGCCTGCAGAGATCTGATCGAATACGTCATTGACCCCGAAAAATGCGATGGTTGTCACGCCTGTGTCGCCGGTTGCTCGACCAAGGCGATCATGGGAGAGGTCAAGAAACTGCATATGCTCGACAAGACGATGTGCATCAAGTGCGGCGCCTGCGTCGAGGTGTGCAAGCGTGAAGCAATCCAGAAGGTTCCAAGGAGTCATGCAGCATGA
- a CDS encoding serine kinase, whose protein sequence is MQGTVIACAASAIVREVRGGYASDLLSDTMGNSRQGDLWVTMQKHVNIVAVAQLKGLAGIVVVNGRQPEEAAVARAEEEHIPIIVTELPAFDVAGILYDRGVRGRRSA, encoded by the coding sequence ATCCAGGGAACTGTAATCGCCTGCGCCGCATCCGCGATCGTGAGGGAAGTGCGCGGCGGATATGCGTCGGATCTGCTCTCGGACACGATGGGGAACAGTCGCCAGGGGGATCTGTGGGTGACGATGCAGAAACACGTGAACATCGTGGCGGTTGCTCAACTCAAGGGCTTGGCCGGCATCGTGGTGGTGAATGGCCGCCAGCCGGAAGAGGCTGCCGTGGCCAGGGCGGAAGAGGAACACATACCGATCATCGTCACCGAATTGCCGGCTTTTGATGTGGCTGGCATTCTTTATGACCGGGGCGTCAGGGGAAGGAGGTCGGCCTGA
- a CDS encoding ATP-binding protein — MDPPEELKSVYPIAGRDFTNAGRISTAIMDILKRLGADPEVVRRVAIASYEAEMNVVMYALRGTISLRVSPQAVTIEVKDEGPGIEDIDLAMQEGYSTATPEMQEMGFGAGMGLPNIKKIADEFEITSEVSKGTQLYIRVNQIA, encoded by the coding sequence ATGGATCCGCCGGAGGAACTCAAGAGTGTGTATCCAATCGCGGGCAGGGACTTCACCAACGCCGGCAGGATCTCGACGGCGATTATGGATATCTTAAAGCGCCTCGGCGCGGATCCAGAGGTTGTGCGCCGCGTCGCGATTGCCTCCTACGAGGCCGAAATGAACGTCGTCATGTATGCCCTGCGTGGGACGATATCGCTCAGGGTCAGCCCGCAGGCTGTAACCATCGAGGTCAAGGACGAGGGTCCCGGCATCGAGGACATCGATCTGGCAATGCAGGAGGGCTATTCGACCGCAACGCCCGAAATGCAAGAAATGGGATTCGGGGCCGGAATGGGACTGCCGAACATCAAAAAAATTGCGGATGAGTTCGAGATTACTTCGGAGGTTTCCAAGGGAACGCAGCTCTATATCCGTGTCAACCAGATTGCATAA
- a CDS encoding ATP-binding protein has product MIDPHLHSCLSPCAVLDMHPAGLIDAAICAGLDAVAVCDHNSAGNVAAVERAGHTAGMAVIAGIEITTAEEAHILGLLPGSEAALALQSRIYRSLPGHNDERAFGPQVIANEHAEVLGFDEHLLSGATTLSVDRVVTAIHDVAGLAVASHVDRERNGIIGQLGMIPKGLALDALEISCRTALPAGRAAFAPKGEFPIVCASDAHEPKDVGRAVTFVLLAEPTLAELRRAFVEEDGRAILGGGRPMEDLALHILDIAQNSIEAGATALEIDLLEYPSSDQLIIEVRDNGRGMDAAAIARATDPFYTTRTTRRVGLGLSLLSEAARAAGGRIEIESRPGAGSRVRAIFQYHHIDRAPVGDLETTLMVLLAGHPDLDIRFKHCVGSEGFEVNTQVLRSSSAYPASPDGLATLRESIRKGEAGLGRPGIAPKLH; this is encoded by the coding sequence GTGATCGATCCTCACCTGCATAGTTGCCTCTCGCCCTGTGCGGTGCTCGACATGCACCCCGCGGGGTTGATTGATGCGGCCATCTGCGCCGGGCTGGACGCGGTAGCCGTCTGCGATCACAACTCGGCCGGGAATGTGGCGGCGGTGGAGAGGGCGGGGCATACCGCCGGCATGGCGGTGATCGCCGGCATTGAGATCACAACCGCGGAGGAGGCTCACATCCTCGGCTTGCTGCCCGGCAGCGAGGCAGCGCTGGCGCTGCAGTCAAGGATTTACAGGTCATTGCCCGGGCATAACGATGAACGAGCCTTCGGTCCCCAGGTAATTGCCAACGAGCATGCAGAGGTACTCGGCTTTGACGAACACCTCCTGTCCGGCGCGACGACACTCAGTGTGGACAGGGTCGTTACCGCAATCCACGATGTCGCGGGGCTCGCCGTTGCCTCCCATGTCGACCGGGAAAGAAACGGCATCATCGGCCAGCTCGGCATGATCCCAAAAGGCCTGGCGCTCGATGCTCTGGAAATCTCGTGCCGTACGGCTCTTCCGGCGGGTCGTGCGGCATTCGCACCGAAAGGTGAGTTCCCGATTGTCTGCGCTTCCGACGCGCACGAGCCCAAGGATGTAGGCAGGGCGGTGACATTCGTGCTGCTGGCGGAGCCGACGCTCGCCGAGTTGCGGCGCGCGTTTGTAGAGGAAGACGGCAGGGCGATTCTCGGAGGAGGAAGGCCGATGGAGGACCTCGCGTTGCACATCCTCGATATTGCACAAAACTCCATCGAGGCCGGAGCCACCGCGCTCGAAATAGACCTGCTGGAGTATCCGTCCTCGGACCAGCTGATTATTGAGGTGCGGGACAATGGACGCGGGATGGATGCGGCAGCAATCGCCAGGGCCACGGATCCGTTCTATACCACTCGCACGACGCGCAGAGTGGGATTGGGCCTCTCGCTGCTCAGTGAGGCCGCGCGCGCGGCGGGAGGCAGAATTGAGATTGAATCCAGACCAGGCGCCGGAAGTCGCGTCCGGGCCATCTTCCAGTACCACCACATCGACAGGGCGCCGGTAGGCGACCTGGAGACAACCCTCATGGTGCTGCTGGCCGGCCACCCTGATCTGGATATCCGCTTTAAGCATTGCGTGGGGAGCGAGGGCTTTGAGGTGAACACGCAGGTCCTCCGCTCCTCCAGTGCCTACCCGGCCTCACCGGATGGACTGGCCACGCTGCGTGAGTCCATACGTAAGGGCGAAGCCGGCCTGGGCAGGCCGGGCATTGCGCCCAAATTGCACTAG
- a CDS encoding 4Fe-4S binding protein encodes MRACPTAAVRVRKGRAMKLDDRCIDCGECIKVCEAGAIVPLTDHMADLSKFDYAVAIPSAALYAQFDEDLPPGIVVAALQRCGFDDVEPLSPACDAVSVATEIFLSEYRGQSPLISSFCPTVVRLVQVKYPEFVGQLLPILSPREISARDAKARKSAETGLATDRIGAVYITPCPAKIVAILEHPGMSNSYLDAAVSIIDLYQTLAPAVSKVREAEVRMDAGETASGVSWAFLGGLPRSVPAENTLSVAGLPNVIRILDDIVKGKLRKYSFIECHACPEGCVGGCLTVENPYVARGKIVKLRQKLPAGPVVERKEVAQDYREGKFLMDEPFTSRPLRPLDENISGAIAKMRERDQLISELPGVDCGACGAPSCRAFAEDVVLGEVEREACTFFWQRELASRVEDLARLIQLQPSTKGVPR; translated from the coding sequence ATGCGTGCTTGCCCCACCGCGGCAGTGCGAGTTCGCAAGGGACGGGCGATGAAGCTCGACGACCGCTGCATCGACTGCGGAGAGTGCATCAAGGTGTGCGAGGCGGGCGCCATCGTACCTCTAACGGACCACATGGCTGACCTCTCCAAGTTCGATTACGCGGTGGCGATACCGTCGGCTGCCTTATATGCGCAATTCGATGAGGACCTGCCCCCTGGGATCGTCGTAGCGGCCTTGCAGCGCTGCGGATTCGATGACGTGGAACCCCTGTCTCCAGCCTGTGACGCGGTGAGTGTGGCTACCGAGATCTTCCTGAGCGAGTATCGGGGCCAGTCTCCGTTGATCTCGTCCTTCTGCCCCACAGTCGTGCGTCTGGTGCAGGTGAAGTACCCCGAATTCGTCGGGCAATTGCTGCCGATCTTGTCCCCGCGCGAGATCTCAGCCAGAGATGCAAAAGCGCGCAAGTCAGCGGAGACCGGGTTGGCTACAGACCGGATCGGCGCCGTCTACATCACTCCGTGTCCCGCCAAGATCGTAGCCATCCTTGAACACCCCGGCATGTCAAACTCATATTTGGACGCGGCGGTTTCCATCATCGACCTGTATCAAACTCTGGCTCCGGCTGTCTCCAAGGTTCGAGAGGCGGAGGTGAGGATGGATGCAGGAGAGACCGCATCCGGGGTGAGTTGGGCCTTTCTGGGTGGTTTGCCGAGGTCCGTGCCCGCAGAAAACACGCTGTCGGTGGCCGGGTTGCCCAATGTAATCCGGATACTCGACGATATCGTCAAGGGGAAACTCCGGAAGTACTCATTCATCGAATGTCACGCCTGCCCCGAGGGATGCGTGGGCGGTTGTCTCACGGTCGAGAATCCGTACGTGGCACGGGGGAAAATAGTCAAACTGAGGCAGAAACTCCCAGCAGGGCCGGTCGTGGAACGGAAGGAAGTGGCGCAGGACTACCGGGAGGGGAAATTTCTGATGGACGAGCCTTTTACCAGCCGGCCGCTCAGGCCGCTGGACGAGAATATCTCCGGGGCCATTGCCAAGATGAGGGAGCGTGACCAGCTCATCTCGGAACTGCCGGGTGTCGACTGCGGCGCCTGTGGCGCACCTTCGTGCCGGGCGTTTGCCGAAGACGTGGTCCTGGGAGAAGTAGAGCGGGAAGCATGTACCTTCTTCTGGCAGCGCGAGCTTGCGAGCCGGGTTGAGGACCTCGCCCGCCTGATCCAGCTTCAGCCATCCACGAAAGGAGTGCCACGGTGA
- a CDS encoding NAD(P)H-dependent oxidoreductase subunit E, producing MVDVTRVREIVDQHGGKKGHMIAILLDCQEEYCYLPREVLEELSIRISTPLTSILSIATFFRAFSLKPVGRYQVHVCMGTACNIQGGPQLVEALERELKIKRGETTPDMQFSLDTVNCVGCCGLAPVMTVAHDVHGKLKQTSVPRIIKRYRAKEATHAETVH from the coding sequence ATGGTTGACGTTACTAGGGTTCGCGAGATCGTAGACCAGCACGGTGGCAAGAAGGGCCATATGATCGCAATCCTGCTCGACTGCCAGGAAGAGTATTGCTACCTTCCCAGAGAAGTCCTGGAGGAGTTGTCGATCCGGATCAGCACACCGCTGACGTCTATTCTCTCGATCGCAACATTTTTCCGGGCCTTCAGCCTGAAGCCCGTGGGTCGCTACCAGGTCCACGTCTGCATGGGCACCGCCTGCAACATCCAGGGCGGGCCCCAGCTGGTCGAGGCGCTCGAACGCGAACTGAAGATCAAGCGGGGCGAGACCACGCCTGACATGCAGTTTAGTCTCGACACGGTCAACTGCGTCGGTTGTTGTGGACTGGCTCCAGTGATGACCGTGGCGCACGACGTGCATGGCAAGCTGAAGCAAACTTCCGTTCCAAGAATAATCAAACGTTACCGGGCAAAGGAGGCGACACATGCCGAGACTGTCCATTGA
- a CDS encoding hydrogenase iron-sulfur subunit, which yields MTFEPKIVGILCNWCSYTGADLAGTARIKYAPNVRVLRVMCSGRVDPTFILKAFADGADGVLVAGCHPGDCHYIEGNYKTMRRMALFKKMLADYGIEPGRFRLEWVSASEGDRWAQVVNQITEDVRKLGPARFRAARKKKIPA from the coding sequence ATGACGTTCGAGCCTAAGATCGTGGGAATCCTCTGCAACTGGTGTTCCTATACCGGTGCGGATCTTGCAGGAACCGCGCGTATCAAGTATGCCCCTAACGTGCGCGTGCTGCGCGTGATGTGCTCCGGCAGGGTAGATCCGACCTTCATCTTGAAGGCATTCGCGGACGGCGCTGACGGAGTCCTCGTGGCCGGCTGCCATCCGGGGGACTGCCACTACATCGAAGGAAACTATAAGACCATGCGCCGGATGGCGCTCTTTAAGAAAATGCTGGCCGATTACGGCATCGAACCGGGAAGGTTCCGGCTGGAATGGGTCTCGGCATCGGAGGGAGATCGGTGGGCCCAGGTCGTGAACCAGATCACCGAGGATGTGAGAAAACTTGGACCGGCACGTTTCAGGGCAGCACGTAAGAAAAAAATCCCTGCTTGA
- a CDS encoding 4Fe-4S dicluster domain-containing protein, giving the protein MVTACNYPATNGIEVLTNSDRVRRDRKLIIEWLMSRCGHVPVLEQLAKDYGIVEPRFGRGDDDCILCGLCVRVCSDVVGANVLGFFGRGTTREVSTAYGETSPQCIACGACAYVCPTGAIRIENDSELVRQALPLGPLTPVAIPFMQAVPHKPVIDHDSCIHFKTGECKVCEKVCEVKAIDHQQTDQVEEIDVGAVILATGFKPSDPKSIPEYGYGRFKDVLTGLEFERMNSASGPTGGKILLANTKEPKQVGIIHCVGSRDERHNKYCSRVCCMYALKFAHLIKEKTGAEVYNFYIDMRCFGKGYEEFYHRLLEEGVRFIRGRAASVTDFPLNEKEVGKLVIRVEDTLVGQVRRIPVDMVVLATGLSPADDAAQLARTFHISCGNGFFMERHPKLAPVSTATDGIFIAGACQGPKDIPDTVAQASAAASLVQSLMAKGEIEVESATSVVDAEKCAGCRICNTLCSLSAISFDEEKKISVINDVLCKGCGTCAAACPSAAITARHFTDEQLFAEIEGVLYDVRA; this is encoded by the coding sequence ATGGTGACGGCCTGCAATTATCCGGCAACCAACGGCATTGAGGTGCTGACCAACTCCGACCGCGTGCGCAGGGATCGAAAGCTGATCATTGAATGGCTCATGTCGCGTTGCGGCCATGTCCCTGTCCTGGAGCAGCTCGCCAAGGACTACGGCATCGTCGAGCCGAGATTCGGCCGCGGGGACGACGACTGCATTCTTTGCGGGCTGTGTGTGCGCGTCTGCTCGGACGTCGTCGGGGCCAACGTGCTCGGCTTTTTCGGCAGGGGCACGACTCGTGAGGTCTCGACGGCCTATGGCGAGACCTCTCCCCAGTGCATCGCCTGCGGGGCATGTGCCTATGTCTGCCCGACCGGAGCCATACGCATCGAGAACGATTCCGAGTTGGTCCGTCAGGCCCTGCCGCTCGGCCCGCTGACACCAGTAGCCATCCCGTTCATGCAGGCGGTCCCGCACAAGCCCGTCATCGACCACGACTCGTGCATCCACTTCAAGACGGGGGAGTGCAAGGTGTGCGAGAAGGTGTGCGAGGTCAAGGCGATTGACCACCAGCAGACCGATCAGGTCGAGGAGATCGATGTCGGCGCCGTGATTCTGGCCACGGGCTTCAAGCCCTCTGATCCCAAAAGTATTCCCGAATACGGTTACGGGAGATTTAAGGATGTCCTCACCGGCTTGGAGTTTGAGAGGATGAACAGCGCCTCCGGCCCGACAGGCGGCAAAATACTGCTCGCGAACACCAAGGAACCCAAGCAGGTCGGCATCATCCACTGCGTCGGAAGCCGTGACGAGCGCCACAACAAGTATTGCTCCCGCGTTTGCTGCATGTATGCCCTGAAATTCGCGCACCTGATCAAAGAGAAGACCGGCGCCGAAGTCTACAACTTCTACATCGACATGCGCTGTTTCGGGAAGGGATATGAAGAGTTTTATCACCGGCTCCTGGAAGAGGGAGTGCGGTTCATCAGGGGACGCGCCGCCTCGGTCACCGATTTCCCATTGAACGAGAAGGAGGTTGGCAAGCTGGTAATCAGGGTCGAAGATACTCTCGTCGGCCAGGTTCGACGGATTCCCGTGGACATGGTCGTCCTGGCGACAGGCCTCAGTCCAGCCGACGATGCTGCCCAGCTGGCACGCACATTCCATATCAGCTGCGGCAACGGATTCTTCATGGAAAGGCATCCGAAACTGGCTCCGGTGTCGACCGCGACCGACGGGATCTTCATCGCAGGCGCATGCCAGGGCCCCAAGGACATCCCTGATACGGTAGCCCAAGCCTCGGCAGCAGCCTCTCTGGTTCAATCCCTGATGGCAAAGGGTGAGATCGAGGTTGAATCTGCAACCAGTGTCGTGGATGCGGAGAAGTGCGCCGGCTGTAGGATATGCAACACGCTTTGTTCGCTGTCGGCGATCAGCTTTGATGAGGAAAAGAAGATCTCCGTCATCAACGACGTTCTATGCAAAGGATGCGGAACGTGCGCGGCGGCTTGCCCGAGTGCTGCCATCACGGCAAGGCACTTTACCGATGAGCAGTTGTTTGCCGAGATAGAAGGAGTATTGTATGACGTTCGAGCCTAA
- a CDS encoding oxidoreductase yields MAKLKLASYWAAACGGCDVAILDTNEKILDIAAAADIVFWPIATDFKYADVEAMPDGHIDVTLFHGAVRNSENEHLAHLLRAKSKVLVAFGTCAHIGGIPGLANLFSKKEIFKRVYHDSPSTVNPEKVEPQARTQVPEGEITIPEMYDTVKCLDQVVDVDYYLPGCPPTPKQIWNVVQAIVSGQLPPKGSVVGASEKTQCDECPRKKNEKKIASFKRIATAQPEQENCYLEQGFLCLGPVTRGGCDTRCQTSGVACRGCYGPPPGVLDQGAKAVSAIASVIEAKEEAEIERILAQVPDSLRSLNRFGIPASLLRRKTL; encoded by the coding sequence ATGGCAAAATTAAAGCTGGCATCATACTGGGCGGCTGCCTGTGGAGGTTGCGATGTGGCCATCCTGGACACGAACGAGAAGATACTGGATATTGCCGCGGCGGCAGATATCGTTTTCTGGCCCATTGCCACGGATTTCAAATACGCGGACGTGGAAGCCATGCCGGACGGTCACATCGATGTGACCCTCTTTCACGGTGCCGTCCGAAACTCGGAAAATGAGCACCTGGCACACCTCCTGAGGGCGAAGTCCAAGGTCCTGGTGGCTTTCGGCACGTGCGCCCATATCGGAGGGATTCCCGGGCTCGCGAACCTGTTCAGCAAGAAGGAAATCTTCAAGCGGGTCTACCATGATTCGCCGTCCACGGTGAATCCGGAAAAGGTCGAACCGCAGGCAAGAACCCAGGTGCCCGAAGGAGAAATTACCATTCCCGAGATGTACGACACAGTCAAATGCCTGGACCAGGTGGTGGATGTCGATTATTACCTGCCCGGTTGCCCGCCGACACCCAAGCAGATCTGGAACGTCGTGCAGGCGATCGTGAGCGGACAACTCCCGCCCAAGGGTTCCGTGGTCGGGGCATCGGAAAAGACCCAGTGCGACGAGTGTCCGCGCAAGAAGAACGAGAAGAAGATCGCGAGCTTCAAGCGCATTGCTACAGCGCAGCCCGAGCAGGAGAATTGCTATCTCGAACAGGGCTTCCTCTGCCTGGGTCCCGTCACCAGGGGAGGGTGCGATACGCGCTGTCAGACCTCCGGTGTCGCGTGCCGCGGCTGTTACGGGCCGCCTCCCGGAGTGCTCGACCAGGGGGCAAAGGCGGTATCGGCGATAGCATCTGTGATTGAGGCGAAAGAGGAAGCCGAAATCGAGCGCATCCTGGCGCAAGTTCCTGACAGTCTGAGGAGCCTGAATCGCTTTGGCATCCCCGCATCACTCCTGAGGAGGAAGACCTTATGA